ATGCTGATAATACACCCCGCGATCTGAAAAATTTGTTAGACAGGGCGCATCATTTATTATATCAAAAAGAATTCAACGACATCATTGCTGCAGATGCAGCAGGCCCCGTATCTTTCATGCAGATCCTGCGTCACGATCATTACATCCGCAGGAAACATCGCAAAACCATTCAGGAATTATTAGACCTCTATAGCAGGCTGGATGCAATGTACGCGATGTCAAAAGCTGTACGTCATTTCAATCTGCAATTCCCCACATTTGACGATACACCACATCCATATGTAGAGATCAAAGATCTGTATCATCCTATCTTAGCGAAGCCGGTATCTTACAATGTATCCATCACACCACAATCACACTTCATGTTTTTGACAGGTGCGAATATGGCGGGAAAAACGACATTCATCAAAGCCGTGGGTGTAGCTGTATTCCTGGCGCATATCGGGATGGGTGTTCCCGCTACAGAGATGAAGTGTAGCTTCTTCAATGGGATATTTAGTAATATCCAGGTGCAGGACAATATTTTTAAAGGGGAATCATTCTTCTTTAATGAAGTGCAGCGTATAAAAAATACGATCATCAAAATTAATGATGGTAGAAAATGGTTGGTGCTGATAGATGAGATGTTCAAAGGAACGAATGTGGAGGATGCAAAGAATTGTTCATTAGCGGTGATCAATGGATTGCTGAAAAGTACAAACTGTTTATTCATCTTATCCACACACCTCTACGAAATTGCAGAGGAGCTGAAAGGTGCGTCAAATATCAAGTTCAAGTATTTTGAATCACAGGTGCTGGAGGATAATTTATATTTTACTTATCAGTTGAAAGATGGGATAGCAAAGGAGAAGATTGGTTATTTAATATTGAAACGCGAAAAGGTGTTGGATTTGTTGAATGAAATAAAATAACAGCTTATAATACCGGGAACAGATTTCAAGACTGAAAAAAGATGAACTGGCTCCCTACAGAAAAATTAACCGGCTACTCACTTATAAAAAAAATCTCATCTGCTCAGGGTAGATGAGATTTTTTCATTATATTCAATAACAAACTATTTCATCCATGATTGTTAAAACCTATGGTAGTGCGCTGCAAAGCGTCAGTGCCATTTCCATTGTTATAGAAGTGAATGTATCGCCTAAAGGCACCCGTTTTTCAATCGTAGGTTTACCTGGCAGTTCAGTCAAAGAAAGTGAAGACCGCATCGAATCTGCCATTCACAACATCGGCTATTTCTTCCCCCGTTTCAGAACGATCGTCAACATGGCCCCTGCGAATATTCGCAAGGAAGGTGCTGCTTATGATCTGCCAATTGCAATCGGCTTATTAGCCGCCTCCGAACAAATCCAACCTGACAATCTCAAATATTATACCCTCATGGGAGAGCTTTCTTTAGATGGCACCTTACTTCCAATAAAGGGAGCGCTCCCCATGACAGTACAAGCTAAAAAAGACGGTTTCAAGGGGATAATTCTCCCCCTCCAAAATGCCAAAGAAGCCGCCATGGTCGAAGGCATCAAAGTATTCGGTGCCACACAATTACAAGAGGTCATCGATTTCTATGAAAATCCTGAAGTATTACAACCCACCAACTCCGATGTTATCAACATCTTCTCTCAACAAAGCCAAAACGACCTTGACTTCAGCGAAGTAAAAGGCCAGTACTTCGTCAAACGCGGCCTCGAAATCGCCGCGGCCGGTGGGCACAACATTTTACTCATCGGCCCTCCCGGAGCCGGCAAAACAATGCTTGCAAAACGATTCCCCACCATCCTCCCTCCTATGACCCTGCCGGAAGCTTTAGAAACTACAAAGATCTATTCCGTAGCCGGCAAACTTGACTGTGATTTAATCACTAAACGCCCCTTCCGCTCACCACATCACACCATCAGTAACACCGCCTTAGTCGGTGGCGGCATCAATCCCCAACCCGGAGAAATCTCCCTCGCCCACAACGGCGTCTTATTCCTCGATGAGCTCCCCGAATTCCAACGCGCCGTCTTAGAAGTTATGCGCCAACCCATCGAAGAAAGAAAAGTCACCATCTCACGAGCCAACTACACCACCGACTTTCCCGCTGGTTTCATGCTCATTGCTAGCATGAACCCCTGCCCCTGTGGTTATTTCAATCACCCCGAGCGCTCCTGCTCCTGCGGCCCTGGCATGGTACAACGTTACATGCGCAAAATCTCTGGCCCACTCATGGACAGGATCGATCTCCACATAGAAGTCACCCCGGTTTCCCACCACGAATTAACCAGCTCATCCACCGCCGAATCCAGTAATAAAATAAGAGAAAGAGTCATCGCCGCCCGAAACATCCAAAAGCAAAGATTCACCCGGCACAAAGGGATTTACAACAATGCACAAATGCATT
This window of the Chitinophaga sancti genome carries:
- a CDS encoding MutS-related protein, which translates into the protein MELDNTTYYDLSIFNREEEFSLFHKLDFTTTTGGRHYLRQMYANPLKDIAAIEHRQKSLNYLIQQEDRWPADITNGTIVVMENYLDAQIEPIGNPEGLTLVVSAVVTKLMYNPDYGFIKFSFTQLLNLLKGFRLLVNTYNADNTPRDLKNLLDRAHHLLYQKEFNDIIAADAAGPVSFMQILRHDHYIRRKHRKTIQELLDLYSRLDAMYAMSKAVRHFNLQFPTFDDTPHPYVEIKDLYHPILAKPVSYNVSITPQSHFMFLTGANMAGKTTFIKAVGVAVFLAHIGMGVPATEMKCSFFNGIFSNIQVQDNIFKGESFFFNEVQRIKNTIIKINDGRKWLVLIDEMFKGTNVEDAKNCSLAVINGLLKSTNCLFILSTHLYEIAEELKGASNIKFKYFESQVLEDNLYFTYQLKDGIAKEKIGYLILKREKVLDLLNEIK
- a CDS encoding YifB family Mg chelatase-like AAA ATPase produces the protein MIVKTYGSALQSVSAISIVIEVNVSPKGTRFSIVGLPGSSVKESEDRIESAIHNIGYFFPRFRTIVNMAPANIRKEGAAYDLPIAIGLLAASEQIQPDNLKYYTLMGELSLDGTLLPIKGALPMTVQAKKDGFKGIILPLQNAKEAAMVEGIKVFGATQLQEVIDFYENPEVLQPTNSDVINIFSQQSQNDLDFSEVKGQYFVKRGLEIAAAGGHNILLIGPPGAGKTMLAKRFPTILPPMTLPEALETTKIYSVAGKLDCDLITKRPFRSPHHTISNTALVGGGINPQPGEISLAHNGVLFLDELPEFQRAVLEVMRQPIEERKVTISRANYTTDFPAGFMLIASMNPCPCGYFNHPERSCSCGPGMVQRYMRKISGPLMDRIDLHIEVTPVSHHELTSSSTAESSNKIRERVIAARNIQKQRFTRHKGIYNNAQMHSSLLKKVSQLDTDCADLLKKAMQTLHLSARAYDRILKVSRTIADLAKSEHIQSDHIAEAIQFRCLDRENYWV